From a single Populus trichocarpa isolate Nisqually-1 chromosome 17, P.trichocarpa_v4.1, whole genome shotgun sequence genomic region:
- the LOC18107342 gene encoding MYB-like transcription factor EOBI, which translates to MVARMGWGIPEKGWRKGPWTPEEDKLLIEYVSLHGEGRWSSVSRCPGLNRSGKSCRLRWVNYLRPGLKRGQITPQEEGIIIELHALLGNKWSTIARYLPGRTDNEIKNYWRTHSKKKEKSSQKQLEKRKAQILKQEEEHQQHLQQQQQQQQQQLEAGDMNMVNTIAHEKMHGAPEMMYPTVEDQCLPVMSQDVVSWADSVVEDYYRLWGGFWNLDDHP; encoded by the exons ATGGTAGCAAGGATGGGTTGGGGAATTCCTGAGAAAGGGTGGAGGAAAGGTCCTTGGACTCCTGAAGAGGATAAATTGCTTATTGAATACGTGAGCTTGCATGGCGAGGGGAGATGGAGTTCTGTTTCTAGGTGCCCAG GTTTGAACAGGAGTGGGAAGAGCTGCAGGCTGAGGTGGGTGAATTACCTTAGGCCGGGACTTAAGAGAGGCCAGATAACACCTCAAGAGGAAGGCATCATCATTGAACTGCATGCTCTCCTGGGAAACAA GTGGTCAACTATTGCTAGATACTTGCCTGGAAGAACAGACAATGAGATAAAGAACTATTGGAGAACACATtccaaaaagaaagagaaatccTCTCAGAAAcaattagaaaagagaaaagctcAGATCCTCAAACAGGAAGAGGAACACCAGCAACacctgcagcagcagcagcagcagcagcagcagcagctagaAGCTGGTGACATGAACATGGTCAACACCATTGCTCATGAAAAGATGCATGGAGCACCAGAGATGATGTACCCCACTGTGGAGGATCAATGCTTACCTGTGATGTCTCAAGATGTTGTATCTTGGGCAGATTCTGTGGTAGAGGATTATTATAGACTATGGGGTGGCTTTTGGAACTTAGATGATCATCCATAG
- the LOC18107343 gene encoding uncharacterized protein LOC18107343 gives MNNLTSSEVAGFGVGALLLCATISAPKIDSFISASQRSSLGMCKRCGDLRMIACSGCKGTGLVKEGGALSFTFIDDMYESLGGDSKVKTIRCSKCQARGRFCCPECSKAQSV, from the exons atgAATAACTTAACATCAAGTGAAGTAGCAGGTTTTGGTGTTGGAGCTTTGCTTTTATGTGCAACCATTTCTGCCCCAAAGATTGACTCTTTCATCTCTGCTTCACAAAGAAG TTCTCTGGGGATGTGCAAGAGATGTGGTGATCTAAGGATGATAGCATGCTCAGGATGTAAAGGAACTGGCTTAGTCAAAGAAGGTGGAGCATTGAGTTTTACCTTTATAGATGATATGTACGAGTCACTTGGTGGCGACTCAAAGGTGAAGACCATTAGATGTTCTAAGTGTCAAGCTAGAGGTCGCTTTTGCTGCCCTGAGTGCTCCAAAGCACAATCAGTTTAA
- the LOC18107344 gene encoding agamous-like MADS-box protein MADS2 has product MGRGRVELKRIENKINRQVTFAKRRNGLLKKAYELSVLCEAEVALIIFSNRGKLFEFCSTSNMLKTLERYQKCSYGAEEVNKPAKELESSYREYLKVKAKFETLQRTQRNLLGEDLGPLNTKELEQLERHLESSLKQVRSTKTQYMLDQLGDLQNKEHMLLEANRALTIKLDEISARNNLRPSWEGDDQQSMSYGHQHAQSQGLFQHLECNPTLQIGYNSVGSDQIAATHAAQQVHGFIPGWML; this is encoded by the exons ATGGGGAGAGGTAGGGTGGAGCTGAAGAGGATAGAGAACAAGATAAACAGGCAGGTGACGTTTGCGAAGAGAAGAAATGGGTTGTTGAAGAAAGCTTATGAGCTATCTGTACTTTGTGAAGCTGAGGTTGCTCTCATCATCTTCTCCAACCGTGGCAAGCTCTTTGAGTTTTGTAGCACATCTAA CATGCTCAAGACCCTGGAAAGGTATCAGAAGTGCAGCTATGGGGCAGAAGAAGTCAACAAACCAGCCAAGGAGCTCGAG AGCAGCTACAGGGAGTACCTGAAAGTGAAAGCAAAATTTGAGACCCTACAAAGAACGCAGAG GAACCTTCTTGGAGAGGACCTCGGACCTCTGAATACAAAAGAGCTCGAGCAGCTCGAGCGTCATTTAGAGTCGTCATTGAAGCAAGTTCGGTCAACTAAg ACCCAGTATATGCTCGACCAACTTGGTGATCTTCAAAATAAG GAACATATGTTGCTGGAAGCAAACAGAGCTTTGACAATAAAG CTGGATGAAATCAGTGCAAGAAATAACCTCCGACCATCATGGGAAGGTGATGATCAGCAAAGTATGTCCTATGGCCATCAGCATGCACAGTCTCAGGGGCTATTCCAGCATTTAGAATGCAATCCCACTTTGCAAATAGG CTATAACTCTGTTGGTTCAGACCAGATAGCTGCAACACATGCCGCCCAGCAAGTTCATGGGTTCATTCCAGGGTGGATGCTTTGA
- the LOC18107345 gene encoding truncated transcription factor CAULIFLOWER A, whose amino-acid sequence MGRGRVQLKRIENNISRQVTFSKRRTGLLKKAHEISVLCDADVAVIVFSTKGKLFEYSTDSSMESILERYERCSYAEQQFVPHGPEHQGSWFLEHPKLRARVELLQRNLRNYTGQDLDPLSYKELQHLEQKIDTALKSVRSRKNQLVHESLAEMQKKEKALQDQNNILVEQVKKKLKALTEQAQWEQQNLGQNSSSFMLPQAQPPLQPSMLSHPPPTIGGSFQIRGFLNGNKDVEVQTQPSTMPHWMLRHVNDRI is encoded by the exons atgggGAGAGGTAGGGTTCAGTTGAAGAGGATCGAGAACAATATTAGCAGGCAAGTGACATTCTCCAAGAGAAGAACTGGTTTACTAAAGAAAGCTCATGAGATCTCTGTTCTCTGTGATGCTGATGTCGCTGTGATTGTTTTCTCTACAAAAGGGAAGCTCTTTGAGTACTCCACTGACTccag CATGGAATCGATCCTTGAAAGATACGAAAGATGCTCGTATGCAGAGCAGCAGTTTGTACCACATGGCCCTGAACATCAG GGAAGCTGGTTTTTGGAGCACCCAAAGCTCAGGGCTAGGGTTGAACTCTTGCAGAGAAACCTAAG GAACTATACAGGACAAGATTTGGACCCTTTAAGTTACAAAGAACTTCAACACCTGGAGCAAAAAATAGATACTGCTCTTAAGAGCGTACGATCAAGAAAG AACCAACTCGTCCATGAATCCCTTGCAGAAATGCAGAAAAAA GAAAAGGCACTTCAGGACCAGAACAACATACTAGTAGAACAG gtcaagaAAAAACTGAAGGCGCTAACCGAGCAAGCACAATGGGAGCAGCAAAACCTTGGCCAGAACTCATCCTCTTTTATGCTACCACAAGCACAACCTCCACTGCAGCCGTCGATGCTATCACATCCTCCACCAACTATAGG TGGCAGTTTCCAGATTAGAGGATTCCTGAACGGTAACAAGGATGTTGAAGTTCAAACTCAACCTAGCACCATGCCACATTGGATGCTTCGCCATGTCAATGATAGAATTTGA
- the LOC18107346 gene encoding uncharacterized protein LOC18107346 isoform X2: MDINEIVGETKRSVNFPTKSAIYVWGYNQSGQTGRKGKDGQLRIPKQLPPELFGCPAGANARWLDIACGREHTAAVASDGSLFTWGANEFGQLGDGTEDSRKYPKKVKQLETEFVKSVSCGAHCTAAIAEPRQNDGTILSRLWVWGQNQGSNYPRLFCGAFSPNTIICQVSCGAVHVVALSEDGLLQAWGYNEYGQLGRGFTCEGLQGARVINAYAKFLDEAPELVKITQVSCGEYHTAAISEKGEVYTWGLGNMGQLGHTSLQSGDKELLPRRVVALDGIFIKDVACGGVHTCAATQKGALYAWGGGQAGQLGLGPQTGSFSFIPSESESFLRNIPALVVPTDVQHVACGHSHTLVSMRDGRIHGWGYNSYGQAANEKSTYAWYPSPVDWCVGEVRKLAAGGGHSAVLTDACSLKELCEFRLAENVTLSNASEIEDVASRTGADALARLCGRLREHLLGGDLDYEDISNRKDGTNN; this comes from the exons ATGGATATAAATGAGATAGTAGGAGAGACGAAAAGGTCAGTGAATTTTCCAACAAAGAGTGCAATTTATGTGTGGGGATACAATCAGAGTGGGCAAACAGGGAGGAAAGGCAAAGATGGTCAATTGAGAATTCCAAAACAGCTTCCTCCCGAGCTTTTTGGGTGCCCTGCAGGAGCTAATGCTAGGTGGTTGGATATAGCTTGTGGCCGTGAGCATACTGCTGCTGTGGCTTCTGATGGGTCACTTTTCACTTGGG GGGCTAACGAATTTGGTCAACTGGGAGATGGCACTGAGGACAGCAGGAAGTACCCGAAGAAAGTGAAGCAACTGGAGACAGAGTTTGTGAAATCTGTATCTTGTGGGGCACATTGTACTGCTGCTATTGCAGAGCCTCGTCAAAATGATGGAACCATCTTGAGTAGGCTCTGGGTTTGGGGACAAAATCAG GGATCAAATTATCCACGTTTGTTCTGTGGTGCCTTTTCACCAAACACG ATCATCTGCCAGGTGTCCTGTGGTGCAGTTCATGTGGTGGCTTTATCAGAGGATGGCCTACTGCAAGCTTGGG GCTACAATGAATATGGTCAACTTGGCAGAGGTTTTACTTGTGAAGGACTACAGGGGGCTCGTGTAATAAATGCTTATGCAAAGTTTCTTGACGAAGCCCCTGAGCTTGTGAAGATTACCCAAGTGTCATGCGGGGAGTACCACACAGCTGCCATATCTGAAAAGGGCGAGGT CTATACTTGGGGGCTAGGAAACATGGGCCAACTTGGGCATACTTCTCTTCAGTCTGGGGATAAAGAGTTGCTGCCGAGGCGAGTGGTTGCCCTTGATGGAATCTTCATCAAGGATGTTGCATGTGGAGGTGTACACACTTGTGCAGCGACTCAAAAGGGAGCTCTTTATGCTTGGGGTGGTGGTCAAGCTGGGCAATTGGGCCTTGGCCCCCAAACTggatctttttctttcattcctAGCGAATCTGAATCCTTTCTGCGAAATATCCCTGCTTTGGTGGTCCCAACTGATGTGCAACATGTTGCTTGTGGACATTCTCACACACTTGTTTCTATGAGGGATGGAAGAATACATGGATGGGGTTACAATAGCTATGGTCAGGCAGCAAATGAGAAATCTACTTACGCTTGGTATCCATCACCAGTTGACTG GTGTGTAGGGGAAGTGCGGAAACTAGCAGCTGGCGGTGGCCATTCAGCAGTGCTGACTGATGCTTGTTCCTTGAAAGAGTTGTGCGAGTTTAGACTTGCAGAGAATGTAACTTTATCAAATGCCTCTGAGATTGAGGATGTTGCATCCAGAACAGGAGCAGATGCTTTAGCACGCCTCTGTGGAAGATTGAG GGAGCATTTGCTTGGTGGTGATTTAGATTATGAAGATATCAGCAACAGGAAGGACGGAACAAACAATTAG
- the LOC18107346 gene encoding ultraviolet-B receptor UVR8 isoform X1, translated as MKFQSVSFWVYLLVLLLGVFKRRDRIEMDINEIVGETKRSVNFPTKSAIYVWGYNQSGQTGRKGKDGQLRIPKQLPPELFGCPAGANARWLDIACGREHTAAVASDGSLFTWGANEFGQLGDGTEDSRKYPKKVKQLETEFVKSVSCGAHCTAAIAEPRQNDGTILSRLWVWGQNQGSNYPRLFCGAFSPNTIICQVSCGAVHVVALSEDGLLQAWGYNEYGQLGRGFTCEGLQGARVINAYAKFLDEAPELVKITQVSCGEYHTAAISEKGEVYTWGLGNMGQLGHTSLQSGDKELLPRRVVALDGIFIKDVACGGVHTCAATQKGALYAWGGGQAGQLGLGPQTGSFSFIPSESESFLRNIPALVVPTDVQHVACGHSHTLVSMRDGRIHGWGYNSYGQAANEKSTYAWYPSPVDWCVGEVRKLAAGGGHSAVLTDACSLKELCEFRLAENVTLSNASEIEDVASRTGADALARLCGRLREHLLGGDLDYEDISNRKDGTNN; from the exons ATGAAATTTCAATCTGTCtcattttgggtttatttgttGGTTTTACTGTTAGGGGTTTTTAAAAGACGTGATAGAATAGAAATGGATATAAATGAGATAGTAGGAGAGACGAAAAGGTCAGTGAATTTTCCAACAAAGAGTGCAATTTATGTGTGGGGATACAATCAGAGTGGGCAAACAGGGAGGAAAGGCAAAGATGGTCAATTGAGAATTCCAAAACAGCTTCCTCCCGAGCTTTTTGGGTGCCCTGCAGGAGCTAATGCTAGGTGGTTGGATATAGCTTGTGGCCGTGAGCATACTGCTGCTGTGGCTTCTGATGGGTCACTTTTCACTTGGG GGGCTAACGAATTTGGTCAACTGGGAGATGGCACTGAGGACAGCAGGAAGTACCCGAAGAAAGTGAAGCAACTGGAGACAGAGTTTGTGAAATCTGTATCTTGTGGGGCACATTGTACTGCTGCTATTGCAGAGCCTCGTCAAAATGATGGAACCATCTTGAGTAGGCTCTGGGTTTGGGGACAAAATCAG GGATCAAATTATCCACGTTTGTTCTGTGGTGCCTTTTCACCAAACACG ATCATCTGCCAGGTGTCCTGTGGTGCAGTTCATGTGGTGGCTTTATCAGAGGATGGCCTACTGCAAGCTTGGG GCTACAATGAATATGGTCAACTTGGCAGAGGTTTTACTTGTGAAGGACTACAGGGGGCTCGTGTAATAAATGCTTATGCAAAGTTTCTTGACGAAGCCCCTGAGCTTGTGAAGATTACCCAAGTGTCATGCGGGGAGTACCACACAGCTGCCATATCTGAAAAGGGCGAGGT CTATACTTGGGGGCTAGGAAACATGGGCCAACTTGGGCATACTTCTCTTCAGTCTGGGGATAAAGAGTTGCTGCCGAGGCGAGTGGTTGCCCTTGATGGAATCTTCATCAAGGATGTTGCATGTGGAGGTGTACACACTTGTGCAGCGACTCAAAAGGGAGCTCTTTATGCTTGGGGTGGTGGTCAAGCTGGGCAATTGGGCCTTGGCCCCCAAACTggatctttttctttcattcctAGCGAATCTGAATCCTTTCTGCGAAATATCCCTGCTTTGGTGGTCCCAACTGATGTGCAACATGTTGCTTGTGGACATTCTCACACACTTGTTTCTATGAGGGATGGAAGAATACATGGATGGGGTTACAATAGCTATGGTCAGGCAGCAAATGAGAAATCTACTTACGCTTGGTATCCATCACCAGTTGACTG GTGTGTAGGGGAAGTGCGGAAACTAGCAGCTGGCGGTGGCCATTCAGCAGTGCTGACTGATGCTTGTTCCTTGAAAGAGTTGTGCGAGTTTAGACTTGCAGAGAATGTAACTTTATCAAATGCCTCTGAGATTGAGGATGTTGCATCCAGAACAGGAGCAGATGCTTTAGCACGCCTCTGTGGAAGATTGAG GGAGCATTTGCTTGGTGGTGATTTAGATTATGAAGATATCAGCAACAGGAAGGACGGAACAAACAATTAG